In Juglans microcarpa x Juglans regia isolate MS1-56 chromosome 4S, Jm3101_v1.0, whole genome shotgun sequence, a single window of DNA contains:
- the LOC121261959 gene encoding bromodomain adjacent to zinc finger domain protein 1A-like, with translation MVRGGKVGCKRKFNRRVRSKDKGSDDSDEDYVVSDEENEVSDGWEEDCCSSVDGYASEESFGSFVEEEEEEEEEEEERKFVRSKVRSKAQKSISGQHKVGAKMVRKRRRVMYDDEEEDADEDYEVDDEEDDEDDEEYMLDEEDESVGRKRRADMKVRKRGSRKKTSVRGQKRKRKSKVTKKSLKKKRRKNIGSRRKVQYDDDEDGGSEFVNNRSIATKKSKKKPGPKKRRYVAPLDSDYLSSGSSDYDFTLSGEDKHTISEEERQQVREARELCGNLQGSLRRSSFPSSIQEVGDFHQQRQPQVGKGKDKLEEPLGKKGKEKVEEVRTEVGKQLCGICLSEEDKRRVRGTLDCCSHYFCFACIMVWAKVESRCPLCKQRFKTISKPAKSTIGIDLREVLIEVPERDQVYQPSEEELRSYLDPYENVFCTECHEGGDDGLMLLCDICDSPAHTYCVGLGREVPEGNWYCDGCRPVALASPSSRVQDHLPDQRARGNSLSNRPPHSVNVRESLDLNSMSSPCTPFAQGFGNLSSPRFPVGDSLAASPASGAGAPTLSGRRWIHRHIQQLLSLNRMNSMAGRTAGTAAANSSSDFLNSRSNLDRDGDTTTQQTRTQEMETAYHAFFEDRLQDNPSPSFQNRDSHSSAISFLRRQATQDQITTTTDSSLNGTLCPEPLGMNITGYEEFHQCSRSSNIGYNGSVPPYTDREGIEFHVAKEQLQSTVKKHLKNLARDIDLGNSTFKDIARSSTHTILAACGLEHRRNEAYLPVPQPSVCSHIELMAGGQTSLMKGCCSSCFDSFVGDVVKRVMDTRMPSSSWLSLGL, from the exons ATGGTGAGGGGAGGGAAGGTTGGTTGCAAGAGAAAGTTCAACAGAAGGGTTCGGTCCAAAGATAAGGGTTCAGATGATTCGGATGAGGATTATGTGGTTTcagatgaagaaaatgaggtATCAGATGGTTGGGAAGAGGATTGTTGCTCTTCTGTAGATGGGTATGCATCAGAAGAGAGTTTTGGTAGTTTtgttgaggaggaggaggaagaagaagaagaagaggaggagaggaagttTGTCAGATCAAAGGTTAGATCAAAAGCGCAAAAGAGTATTTCAGGTCAGCACAAAGTTGGGGCAAAAATGGTGAGAAAAAGGAGAAGAGTTAtgtatgatgatgaagaagaagatgcggATGAGGATTATGAGGTTGATGAcgaagaggatgatgaggacGATGAGGAATATATGCtggatgaagaagatgaatcagTGGGGAGAAAGAGGAGAGCTGATATGAAAGTGCGCAAGCGAGGTTCACGGAAAAAGACTTCGGTAAGGGGtcagaaaaggaagaggaaatcTAAAGTTACAAAGAAgtctttgaaaaagaaaagaagaaagaatattGGGTCAAGAAGGAAAGTGCAATATGATGATGACGAGGATGGTGGTAGCGAGTTTGTTAATAACAGATCAATTGCAAcaaaaaagagcaagaaaaaaccAGGTCCAAAAAAGAGGAGGTATGTTGCACCTTTAGATTCAGATTATCTGTCTTCTGGATCATCTGATTATGACTTCACCCTTTCTGGGGAAGATAAGCATACCATTTCTGAAGAAGAGAGACAGCAAGTGAGAGAAGCCAGAGAACTTTGTGGAAATTTACAAGGTAGTTTGAGGCGTTCGTCTTTTCCAAGCAGTATTCAGGAGGTTGGAGATTTTCATCAGCAAAGACAACCTCAGGTAGGGAAGGGTAAGGACAAGTTAGAGGAACCTTTGGGAAAGAAGGGTAAGGAGAAGGTGGAGGAAGTGAGGACTGAGGTGGGAAAGCAGCTATGTGGAATTTGCCTGTctgaagaagataaaagaagagTAAGGGGAACATTGGACTGTTGCTCtcactatttttgttttgcttgcatCATGGTGTGGGCAAAAGTGGAATCTCGTTGCCCTTTATGCAAGCAGAGGTTCAAGACAATTAGTAAGCCTGCCAAGTCGACCATAGGAATTGATTTGAGAGAAGTGTTGATTGAAGTCCCTGAGCGCGATCAG GTTTATCAACCCTCTGAGGAAGAACTCAGGAGTTACCTTGATCCATATGAGAATGTGTTTTGTACAGAATGCCATGAAGGTGGGGATGATGGTCTCATGTTGCTGTGTGATATCTGTGATTCACCTGCGCACACTTATTGTGTTGGACTTGGGCGGGAAGTTCCTGAAGGTAATTGGTATTGTGATGGTTGTAGACCTGTTGCACTGGCATCACCAAGTTCCCGAGTGCAAGATCATTTACCAGATCAAAGGGCTAGAGGCAACAGCTTATCTAATAGACCACCACATTCTGTAAATGTAAGGGAAAGCTTAGACCTCAATTCAATGTCCTCGCCTTGTACACCATTTGCCCAAGGATTTGGCAATCTTTCATCTCCCAGATTTCCTGTTGGAGATTCTCTGGCAGCTTCTCCAGCATCTGGGGCAGGGGCACCAACTCTATCAGGAAGACGTTGGATACATCGTCACATTCAACAACTCCTTTCCCTCAATAGAATGAATTCTATGGCTGGTAGAACTGCTGGGACTGCAGCTGCTAATTCAAGTagtgattttttaaattctcgAAGTAATCTGGATCGAGACGGAGATACTACAACTCAGCAAACAAGGACGCAAGAAATGGAGACAGCATATCATGCATTCTTTGAGGATAGATTACAGGACAATCCCTCTCCATCATTTCAGAACAGGGATTCACATTCATCGGCAATAAGCTTTTTGAGAAGGCAAGCAACACAGGACCAGATTACTACAACTACCGACAGTTCTTTGAACGGGACATTATGTCCTGAACCTTTAGGAATGAACATAACGGGTTATGAGGAATTCCATCAATGCAGTAGATCATCGAATATTGGGTATAATGGTAGTGTGCCACCTTATACAGACAGAGAGGGGATTGAGTTTCATGTGGCGAAGGAACAATTGCAATCTACAGTTAAAAAACATTTGAAGAACTTGGCCCGAGATATTGATTTAG GTAACAGTACTTTCAAGGACATAGCAAGGAGTTCCACACACACCATATTAGCTGCATGCGGCCTCGAGCATAGGAGGAATGAGGCTTATTTGCCTGTTCCCCAACCATCAGTTTGTTCCCACATAGAATTAATGGCGGGTGGACAGACTAGTCTGATGAAAGGTTGCTGCTCTTCTTGCTTCGATTCTTTTGTAGGGGATGTAGTGAAGAGGGTCATGGACACAAGAATGCCATCATCATCATGGTTGAGTCTAGGCCTTTAG